The Streptomyces sp. NBC_01268 genome window below encodes:
- a CDS encoding glycosyl hydrolase family 8: MSQAHQHRSTHRTSRWHRPLAGLAVAATALTGIAALGPTAGAAAAAGPSVPFGSHTKPYAAGTLKPSGAQTTLDQKVVDYYNKWKSAFVRQNCGHGWYQVISPDADHPYVGEAQGYGMVIAATMAGADPDAKKIFDGLTKWMIDHPSSINKDLLAAEQDSSCKSVDGSDAATDGDLDVAYGLLLADRQWGSSGTYDYKALALKHIAAIKKDELNPSTNLLKLGDWSSKGDEYYNVSRTSDWMADHFRAFRAATGDAAWDTVRTAHQNQIANLQSSYAPNTGLLPDFVVNTNTTPKPAPGKVLEHANDGAYWWNACRTPWRIADDAVTSGDAKSLAAARKLNGWIKGKTGGDPKKIGIGYKLNGTQISSGSEAAYFAPFTLAAMTDPGSQAWLDALWNRMLATPVDTSSYFSASIQLQVMITASGNHWVP; encoded by the coding sequence ATGTCACAGGCACATCAGCACCGTTCCACGCACCGCACCTCCCGATGGCACCGCCCCCTCGCGGGTCTCGCCGTCGCCGCCACCGCCCTCACGGGGATCGCCGCGCTCGGCCCCACCGCGGGCGCGGCCGCGGCGGCCGGCCCCTCCGTCCCGTTCGGCAGCCACACCAAGCCGTACGCCGCCGGGACCCTGAAGCCCTCCGGCGCGCAGACCACACTCGACCAGAAGGTCGTCGACTACTACAACAAATGGAAATCGGCCTTCGTCCGCCAGAATTGCGGCCACGGCTGGTACCAGGTGATCTCGCCCGACGCGGACCATCCGTACGTCGGCGAGGCACAGGGCTACGGCATGGTCATCGCCGCGACGATGGCCGGGGCGGACCCGGACGCGAAGAAGATCTTCGACGGTCTGACGAAGTGGATGATCGACCACCCGTCGTCGATCAACAAGGACCTGCTCGCCGCCGAACAGGACAGCTCCTGCAAGAGCGTCGACGGGAGCGACGCCGCCACCGACGGCGACCTGGACGTCGCCTACGGGCTGCTGCTCGCGGACCGGCAGTGGGGCAGCTCGGGCACGTACGACTACAAGGCGCTGGCCCTCAAGCACATCGCCGCGATCAAGAAGGACGAGCTGAACCCGTCCACCAACCTGCTGAAGCTGGGCGACTGGAGCAGCAAGGGCGACGAGTACTACAACGTCTCCCGCACCTCGGACTGGATGGCCGACCACTTCCGCGCCTTCCGCGCGGCGACCGGCGACGCCGCCTGGGACACCGTCCGCACCGCCCACCAGAACCAGATCGCGAACCTGCAGTCCTCGTACGCCCCGAACACCGGTCTGCTGCCCGACTTCGTCGTCAACACGAACACCACGCCCAAGCCGGCCCCCGGCAAGGTCCTGGAGCACGCGAACGACGGCGCCTACTGGTGGAACGCCTGCCGCACGCCGTGGCGGATCGCGGACGACGCGGTGACCAGCGGGGACGCCAAGTCCCTCGCGGCGGCCCGCAAGTTGAACGGCTGGATCAAGGGCAAGACCGGCGGCGACCCGAAGAAGATCGGCATCGGGTACAAGCTGAACGGGACGCAGATCTCCTCGGGCAGCGAGGCCGCCTACTTCGCCCCGTTCACGCTCGCGGCCATGACCGACCCGGGCAGCCAGGCTTGGCTCGACGCACTGTGGAACCGGATGCTGGCGACGCCGGTCGACACCAGCAGCTACTTCTCCGCGAGCATCCAGCTCCAGGTCATGATCACGGCGTCCGGGAACCACTGGGTCCCGTAG
- a CDS encoding MMPL family transporter, producing the protein MATFLSRLGRFAFRRRGLVVLLWLLALVGVGFAASTAPPPPADTFSMPGTESQKAFDLLQEKFPAARADGAAARVVVRAPGSEHLTSPERRAQVLKLVADLAKAPQVSAVADPFTTSAVSSDRTTGYAYVTYGASATELTDAAHDGLARAMERARDAGLVVEAGGDAVKIEQAMSGTGEKLGILVSAVVLLLTFGSLVAAGMPLLTAVIGVGIGIGAITALGSTLGLSSTTSTLAMMIGLAVGIDYALFIVSRYRSEIAEGRERADAAARAVGTAGSAVVFAGLTVIIALSGLAVVNVPMLTKMGLTAAGTVAVAVLVAITFVPALLGFAPVKVLARLDRKRHTGKALSRRQQRKADRRAARTKPNLGARWAGLVLRHPVAVLLVGVLGLGAVAVPAASLELGLPGEGTMAPDTTQRKAYDLLSDSFGPGFNGPLTVTVEAKDAKAAAERVRTALEDVRGVADVSPVTANQAGDTALLTVVPETGPTEARTEDLVRSLRDAAGGLETRAGATEILVAGQTAMFIDFSQTLDDALLPYLALVVGLAFLLLMLVFRSVLVPLKAALGFLLSVSAALGAVVAVFQWGWLADLFGVDHPGPVMSTLPIFMIGVVFGLAMDYEVFLVSRMREAYVHGARPGEAVVTGFRYGGRVVSAAAIIMTSVFSGFVLEDNDFVKMIGFGLAAAVLFDAFVVRMAIVPALFALLGRSAWWLPRWLDRLLPNLDVEGERLARADGTVPGNTPRERHLVG; encoded by the coding sequence GTGGCTACCTTCCTCTCCCGGCTCGGCCGCTTCGCCTTCCGAAGGCGTGGCCTGGTCGTCCTGCTCTGGCTCCTCGCCCTGGTCGGCGTGGGCTTCGCCGCCTCGACCGCCCCGCCCCCTCCCGCCGACACCTTCTCGATGCCGGGTACGGAGTCCCAGAAGGCCTTCGACCTGCTCCAGGAGAAGTTCCCGGCCGCCCGCGCCGACGGCGCCGCCGCACGGGTCGTCGTCCGCGCCCCGGGCTCCGAGCACCTCACCTCGCCCGAGCGCCGGGCCCAGGTCCTCAAGCTCGTCGCCGACCTGGCCAAGGCGCCCCAAGTGAGCGCCGTCGCCGACCCGTTCACGACGAGCGCGGTGAGCTCCGACCGTACGACCGGCTATGCGTACGTCACGTACGGCGCCTCCGCCACGGAGCTCACCGACGCGGCCCACGACGGGCTCGCCCGGGCCATGGAGCGGGCCCGCGACGCGGGGCTCGTCGTCGAGGCCGGTGGCGACGCCGTCAAGATCGAGCAGGCGATGAGCGGTACGGGCGAGAAGCTGGGCATCCTCGTCTCCGCCGTGGTCCTGCTGCTCACCTTCGGTTCGCTCGTCGCCGCCGGCATGCCCCTGCTGACGGCCGTCATCGGCGTCGGCATCGGCATCGGCGCCATCACCGCGCTCGGCAGCACCCTCGGTCTGTCGTCCACGACCTCGACGCTCGCGATGATGATCGGCCTCGCCGTCGGCATCGACTACGCCCTGTTCATCGTCTCCCGCTACCGTTCCGAGATCGCCGAGGGGCGGGAGCGTGCGGACGCCGCCGCCCGCGCCGTGGGCACCGCCGGTTCGGCCGTCGTCTTCGCCGGCCTCACCGTGATCATCGCCCTCTCCGGGCTCGCGGTGGTGAACGTCCCGATGCTCACCAAGATGGGCCTCACCGCCGCCGGTACCGTGGCCGTGGCCGTGCTCGTCGCGATCACCTTCGTCCCCGCCCTCCTCGGCTTCGCCCCGGTCAAGGTGCTCGCCCGCCTCGATCGCAAGCGGCACACCGGCAAGGCCCTGTCACGGCGTCAGCAGCGCAAGGCCGACCGGCGCGCCGCCCGCACCAAGCCCAACCTGGGAGCCCGCTGGGCCGGCCTCGTGCTGCGCCACCCGGTCGCCGTGCTGCTGGTCGGCGTCCTGGGCCTCGGCGCGGTCGCCGTACCGGCCGCGAGCCTCGAACTGGGGCTGCCGGGCGAGGGCACCATGGCCCCGGACACCACCCAGCGCAAGGCGTACGACCTGTTGTCGGACTCCTTCGGCCCCGGCTTCAACGGGCCGCTGACGGTCACCGTCGAGGCGAAGGACGCGAAGGCGGCGGCGGAGCGGGTGCGGACGGCGCTCGAAGACGTCCGGGGCGTCGCGGACGTCTCCCCGGTGACGGCGAATCAGGCCGGCGACACGGCCCTGCTGACGGTCGTCCCCGAGACCGGCCCGACCGAGGCCAGGACCGAGGACCTGGTGCGCTCCCTGCGCGACGCGGCGGGCGGTCTGGAGACCCGGGCGGGCGCCACCGAGATCCTGGTGGCCGGCCAGACCGCGATGTTCATCGACTTCTCCCAAACCCTCGACGACGCCCTGCTCCCCTACCTGGCGCTCGTGGTCGGCCTGGCCTTCCTCCTGCTCATGCTGGTCTTCCGCTCCGTGCTCGTCCCGCTCAAGGCCGCGCTGGGCTTCCTCCTGTCGGTGAGCGCCGCCCTCGGCGCCGTCGTCGCCGTCTTCCAATGGGGCTGGCTCGCCGACCTGTTCGGCGTCGACCACCCCGGCCCGGTGATGAGCACCCTGCCGATCTTCATGATCGGCGTGGTCTTCGGCCTGGCGATGGACTACGAGGTCTTCCTCGTGTCCCGGATGCGCGAGGCGTACGTCCACGGCGCCCGCCCCGGCGAGGCGGTCGTGACCGGCTTCCGCTACGGCGGCCGGGTCGTCAGCGCGGCCGCGATCATCATGACCAGCGTCTTCTCCGGATTCGTCCTGGAGGATAATGATTTTGTGAAGATGATCGGATTCGGCCTCGCCGCCGCCGTGCTCTTCGACGCCTTCGTGGTCCGCATGGCGATCGTCCCCGCCCTCTTCGCCCTGCTGGGCAGGTCCGCCTGGTGGCTGCCCCGCTGGCTCGACCGACTCCTGCCGAACCTCGACGTCGAGGGCGAGCGGCTCGCCCGCGCCGACGGGACCGTGCCGGGGAACACCCCGCGGGAGCGGCACCTCGTGGGCTGA
- a CDS encoding SRPBCC family protein produces the protein MERQRSLEESTVIEAPPATVYRLVSDLRNMGRWSPECRSVWVLSGTPARSGTRFVGFNRRGPFVWFTLGRVVEARQDRAFTFDVGVFGLPIARWGYRFEAQGTGTRVTEFWQDLRSGGPRGKVADLLGTVFAGTHPARRIALNRAGMRATLAAIARTAAL, from the coding sequence ATGGAACGGCAGCGGAGCCTGGAAGAGAGCACGGTGATCGAGGCGCCGCCGGCGACCGTCTACCGGCTCGTGTCGGATCTGCGGAACATGGGGCGTTGGAGTCCGGAGTGCCGCTCCGTGTGGGTGCTGTCGGGGACGCCGGCGCGGTCCGGGACGCGTTTCGTGGGATTCAACCGGCGCGGTCCGTTCGTCTGGTTCACGCTGGGCCGGGTGGTCGAGGCGCGGCAGGACCGCGCGTTCACCTTCGACGTCGGCGTCTTCGGGCTGCCGATCGCCCGCTGGGGCTACCGCTTCGAAGCGCAGGGCACGGGCACCCGCGTCACCGAGTTCTGGCAGGACCTGCGGTCCGGCGGGCCCCGGGGCAAGGTCGCCGACCTTCTCGGCACGGTCTTCGCCGGCACCCACCCGGCCCGCCGGATCGCCCTCAACCGGGCGGGGATGCGCGCCACCCTGGCCGCGATCGCGAGGACCGCGGCCCTGTGA
- a CDS encoding carotenoid oxygenase family protein: MTIERRQRNRYLSGRFAPVTEEVTAHDLPVTGRLPAHLDGRYLRNGPNPLGVEDPAAHLWTLGAGMVHGVRIRGGRAEWYRNRWVRSGAVADRLGERRRGTPVDERLDISPNVQVAGLAGRTFALLEGGIRPYELDYELETVGPCALGATPQGYSANAHCVHDPHTGELHALAFLYGSDDVQHIVMDATGAVRRTTTVRVPGNPYMHDFALTEHHVLIFDSPVVFSPAHLATGVPFAWDERRGARVGVMPREGGPVRWSDLAPGLVGHTLNAYERVGAGGPEIVVDVVRHGEGFDIRDVGASRPTLDRWTIDLTTGRVREDRLDDRVQEFPRVDSRRTGRPHRFGYTAAVELYAAPAGPEDARPEEGFSNALLKHDLLQGTTQAHEFGRDGTVGEGVFVPAESPSAEDDGYVMAYVFSPERGASDLVILSAQDFTGEPLARIHLPVRVPLGLHGNWVPGDESTAAAAPAR; the protein is encoded by the coding sequence GTGACCATCGAACGACGTCAGCGCAACCGCTACCTCTCCGGGCGCTTCGCCCCCGTCACCGAGGAGGTCACCGCCCACGACCTGCCCGTCACGGGACGGCTCCCGGCCCACCTCGACGGCCGCTACTTACGCAACGGCCCCAACCCGCTGGGCGTCGAGGACCCCGCCGCGCACCTGTGGACCCTCGGTGCGGGCATGGTCCACGGCGTGCGGATCAGGGGCGGGCGCGCGGAGTGGTACCGCAACCGCTGGGTCCGTTCGGGTGCCGTCGCCGACCGGCTCGGCGAGCGCCGCCGTGGCACGCCGGTCGACGAGCGCCTGGACATCTCGCCGAACGTGCAGGTCGCGGGCCTGGCCGGGCGCACCTTCGCGCTCCTCGAAGGCGGCATCCGTCCGTACGAGCTCGACTACGAGCTGGAGACGGTGGGCCCGTGCGCCCTGGGGGCGACCCCGCAGGGGTACAGCGCGAACGCCCACTGCGTCCACGACCCGCACACCGGCGAACTGCACGCGCTCGCCTTCCTGTACGGCTCCGACGACGTCCAGCACATCGTGATGGACGCCACGGGCGCGGTGCGGCGCACGACGACCGTGCGGGTGCCCGGCAATCCGTACATGCACGACTTCGCGCTCACCGAGCATCACGTCCTGATCTTCGACTCGCCCGTGGTCTTCAGCCCGGCCCACCTGGCGACCGGGGTCCCGTTCGCCTGGGACGAGCGGCGCGGGGCGCGGGTGGGCGTCATGCCGCGCGAGGGCGGGCCGGTGCGCTGGTCCGACCTCGCGCCCGGACTGGTGGGGCACACCCTCAACGCGTACGAGCGGGTCGGCGCGGGCGGCCCGGAGATCGTCGTGGACGTCGTACGGCACGGGGAGGGCTTCGACATCCGGGACGTCGGGGCGAGCCGGCCCACGCTGGACCGCTGGACGATCGACCTCACCACCGGCCGCGTGCGGGAGGACCGGCTGGACGACCGGGTCCAGGAGTTCCCGCGCGTCGACTCCCGGCGCACGGGTCGCCCCCACCGCTTCGGCTACACCGCCGCCGTCGAGCTGTACGCGGCGCCCGCCGGCCCGGAGGACGCCCGTCCCGAGGAGGGCTTCAGCAACGCCCTGCTCAAGCACGACCTGCTCCAGGGGACCACACAGGCGCACGAGTTCGGGCGGGACGGGACCGTCGGGGAGGGGGTCTTCGTCCCGGCGGAGTCACCGTCGGCGGAGGACGACGGCTACGTCATGGCCTACGTCTTCTCCCCCGAGCGGGGCGCGAGCGACCTGGTGATCCTGTCCGCCCAGGACTTCACCGGAGAGCCCCTGGCCCGGATCCACCTGCCGGTCCGGGTCCCGCTCGGACTGCACGGCAACTGGGTCCCGGGCGACGAGTCGACGGCGGCCGCGGCACCCGCCCGCTGA
- a CDS encoding TetR/AcrR family transcriptional regulator — MSTPYQDAQRAGQDAVRTTILDRSIDLLVSEGPAALTMRRIAADIGASTKVLYTMFGGKEGLIDALYREGFARLRRAQEAVPRDGDPLAHLTRLGQAYRAHALAEPAYYRVMFEQPVPDFHPSPEALSVAEGAFETSAAAVGACMAAGVFRPGDARELSKLLWAASHGAVSLEIGGHFTPEEAGPRYDALMAAVGRAFLSGVPGAGTEPGSPAGAEPPAAPDARTRPPAASAAEPLPRTSADGEGRPA; from the coding sequence ATGAGCACGCCGTATCAGGATGCCCAGCGCGCCGGCCAGGACGCCGTGCGCACCACGATCCTCGACCGCTCCATCGATCTGCTCGTCTCGGAAGGGCCCGCCGCGCTGACGATGCGGCGGATCGCCGCCGACATCGGCGCGTCGACCAAGGTCCTCTACACCATGTTCGGCGGGAAGGAGGGACTGATCGACGCCCTCTACCGCGAGGGCTTCGCCCGCCTGCGCCGCGCGCAGGAGGCGGTGCCCCGGGACGGCGACCCACTGGCCCACCTCACCCGGCTCGGGCAGGCCTACCGGGCGCACGCCCTGGCCGAGCCGGCCTACTACCGGGTGATGTTCGAGCAGCCGGTACCGGACTTCCACCCGAGCCCGGAGGCCCTCTCCGTCGCCGAGGGCGCCTTCGAGACCTCCGCCGCCGCCGTCGGCGCCTGCATGGCGGCCGGGGTCTTCCGACCCGGCGACGCCCGGGAGCTGTCGAAGCTGCTCTGGGCCGCCTCGCACGGCGCGGTGAGCCTGGAGATCGGCGGCCACTTCACCCCGGAGGAGGCCGGCCCCCGCTACGACGCCCTGATGGCGGCGGTGGGCCGGGCCTTCCTCTCCGGGGTGCCGGGAGCCGGGACCGAGCCGGGTTCCCCTGCCGGGGCCGAGCCCCCGGCGGCGCCCGACGCCCGGACCCGGCCCCCTGCCGCCTCCGCGGCCGAGCCCCTCCCCCGTACGTCCGCCGACGGCGAAGGACGGCCCGCGTGA
- a CDS encoding EF-hand domain-containing protein has product MSDKARILFDALDLDQDGTLTRAEVIGALRAKGPTLAARGVIPVWGVGDDEAASALFDQADQNGDRVLSFEEFATLVDRRFGW; this is encoded by the coding sequence ATGAGCGACAAGGCTCGGATCCTCTTCGACGCGCTCGACCTCGACCAGGACGGCACCCTGACGCGTGCCGAGGTCATCGGCGCGCTGCGGGCCAAGGGCCCGACGCTCGCCGCCCGGGGAGTGATCCCGGTCTGGGGTGTGGGGGACGACGAGGCCGCGTCCGCGCTGTTCGACCAGGCCGACCAGAACGGCGACCGGGTGCTCAGCTTCGAGGAGTTCGCCACCCTGGTCGACCGCCGGTTCGGCTGGTGA
- the recQ gene encoding DNA helicase RecQ — protein sequence MALTDASPETSDALRVLHRVFGYGSFRGEQEEIIEQVVAGGDALVLMPTGGGKSLCYQIPALVREGTGVVISPLIALMQDQVDALTALGVRAGFLNSTQDGYQRQEVERAFLADELDILYLAPERLRTEGMQRLLDRGKISLFAIDEAHCVAQWGHDFRPDYLALSMLHERWPKVPRIALTATATEATHAEIAGRLGLQEARHFVASFDRPNIQYRIAPKNNALKQVLELIRTEHDGDAGVVYCLSRSSVEKTAAFLVENGVDAVPYHAGMDAATRAANQSRFLREDGVVVVATIAFGMGIDKPDVRFVAHLDLPKSVEGYYQETGRAGRDGAPATAWLAYGLQDVVQQRKLIDGSEGDEAHRRSLAAHLDAMLALCETVDCRRVRLLAYFGQQGEPCGNCDTCLTPAESWDGTVAAQKLLSTVWRLAKERRQKFGAGQIIDILQGKKTAKVIQFDHDTLTVFGIGADLSTAEWRGVVRQLLAQGLLAVEGDYGTLVLTDGSGEVLGGRRSVLMRKEKAPAAPSRKESGSRSGKGARVPVDLPAAAVPVFEALRAWRAAAAREQGVPAYVVFHDATLREIATRLPGTIEELGTVGGVGEAKLTKYGQGVLEALAEHTGPVPGPSAAEPAAAPVAAKAPAAVAAGATRASRPAPQDDKPGFDPDEEPPFDEDEIDPPWDDWQ from the coding sequence ATGGCCCTCACCGACGCTTCCCCCGAGACCTCCGACGCCCTGCGGGTGCTGCACCGCGTCTTCGGTTACGGCTCCTTCCGCGGCGAGCAGGAAGAGATCATCGAGCAGGTCGTCGCAGGCGGCGACGCCCTCGTGCTGATGCCCACCGGCGGCGGCAAGTCGCTCTGCTACCAGATCCCGGCACTCGTCAGAGAAGGCACGGGCGTGGTGATCTCCCCGCTCATCGCGCTGATGCAGGATCAGGTGGACGCGCTCACCGCGCTCGGGGTGCGAGCCGGCTTCCTCAACTCGACGCAGGACGGCTACCAGCGGCAGGAGGTCGAGCGGGCCTTCCTCGCCGACGAGCTCGACATCCTCTACCTGGCACCCGAGCGGCTGCGCACCGAGGGCATGCAGCGGCTGCTCGACCGGGGCAAGATCTCGCTCTTCGCGATCGACGAGGCCCACTGCGTCGCCCAGTGGGGCCACGACTTCCGGCCCGACTACCTCGCTCTGTCGATGCTCCACGAGCGCTGGCCCAAGGTGCCCCGGATCGCGCTCACGGCCACGGCCACCGAGGCCACCCACGCCGAGATCGCCGGCCGGCTCGGACTGCAGGAGGCCCGGCACTTCGTCGCCAGCTTCGACCGGCCGAACATCCAGTACCGCATCGCCCCGAAGAACAACGCGCTCAAGCAGGTCCTGGAGCTGATCCGCACCGAGCACGACGGGGACGCGGGCGTCGTCTACTGCCTGTCCCGGTCCTCGGTGGAGAAGACCGCCGCCTTCCTCGTGGAGAACGGCGTCGACGCCGTGCCGTACCACGCGGGCATGGACGCCGCCACGAGGGCCGCCAACCAGTCGCGCTTCCTGCGCGAGGACGGCGTCGTGGTCGTCGCCACGATCGCCTTCGGCATGGGCATCGACAAGCCCGACGTGCGCTTCGTGGCCCACCTGGACCTGCCGAAGTCCGTCGAGGGCTACTACCAGGAGACCGGTCGCGCCGGACGCGACGGGGCGCCGGCGACGGCGTGGCTCGCGTACGGACTGCAGGACGTCGTCCAGCAGCGCAAGCTCATCGACGGCTCCGAGGGCGACGAGGCCCACCGCCGCTCCCTGGCGGCGCACCTGGACGCCATGCTCGCGCTCTGCGAGACCGTCGACTGCCGCCGCGTCCGGCTCCTGGCCTACTTCGGGCAGCAGGGCGAGCCGTGCGGCAACTGCGACACCTGTCTGACCCCGGCCGAGTCCTGGGACGGCACGGTCGCCGCACAGAAGCTGCTGTCCACGGTGTGGCGGCTGGCCAAGGAGCGGCGCCAGAAGTTCGGCGCCGGCCAGATCATCGACATCCTGCAGGGCAAGAAGACGGCCAAGGTCATCCAGTTCGACCACGACACCCTCACCGTGTTCGGCATCGGCGCCGATCTGAGCACGGCGGAGTGGCGGGGCGTCGTGCGCCAGCTGCTGGCCCAGGGGCTGCTCGCCGTGGAGGGCGACTACGGGACGCTCGTCCTCACGGACGGCAGCGGCGAGGTCCTCGGCGGCCGCCGCAGCGTCCTCATGCGGAAGGAGAAGGCCCCGGCCGCACCCTCCCGCAAGGAATCCGGCTCCCGCTCCGGCAAGGGCGCCCGGGTGCCCGTCGACCTGCCGGCCGCCGCCGTGCCGGTCTTCGAGGCCCTTCGCGCCTGGCGCGCCGCCGCCGCCCGCGAGCAGGGAGTCCCGGCGTACGTCGTCTTCCACGACGCGACGCTGCGGGAGATCGCGACCCGGCTGCCCGGCACGATCGAGGAGCTGGGCACCGTCGGCGGCGTCGGCGAGGCCAAGCTCACCAAGTACGGGCAGGGCGTCCTCGAAGCCCTCGCCGAGCACACCGGCCCCGTCCCCGGTCCGTCCGCCGCCGAGCCTGCCGCGGCTCCGGTCGCCGCCAAGGCTCCGGCGGCCGTGGCCGCCGGAGCCACCCGGGCGAGCCGCCCCGCGCCGCAGGACGACAAGCCCGGCTTCGACCCGGACGAGGAGCCCCCGTTCGACGAGGACGAGATCGACCCGCCCTGGGACGACTGGCAGTAG
- a CDS encoding polysaccharide deacetylase family protein, translated as MGEKRKYTTHIAVVASAIGLSLAAWGAAALTDPEAAAGAGAAPGANAPVGRDKEQGKGPAQVRPEKVPEGIAHAAEAGGTAVNITIDDGPDPRWTPKMLDILKENDVKAVFCMVGPRAQEHPHLVKRIVAEGHKLCDHTMDHDTAMDKKSVAYQKRQILDAKKMIEDAAGGAKVEYYRAPGGAFTPDSRRIAAAAGMRPLGWNVDTKDFERPGTASIVRTVKNELPNGPTILFHDGGGDRGQTVAALDQVLPWLKQRGHTFSFPVRTTP; from the coding sequence ATGGGAGAGAAGCGCAAGTACACCACGCACATAGCCGTGGTGGCGTCGGCGATCGGGCTCAGCCTGGCGGCCTGGGGTGCCGCCGCGCTGACGGACCCCGAGGCGGCCGCCGGCGCGGGCGCCGCGCCGGGCGCGAACGCGCCCGTGGGGCGGGACAAGGAGCAGGGCAAGGGTCCGGCGCAGGTGCGCCCGGAGAAGGTGCCCGAGGGGATCGCGCACGCCGCGGAGGCGGGCGGCACGGCCGTCAACATCACGATAGACGACGGTCCCGACCCGCGCTGGACGCCGAAGATGCTCGACATCCTCAAGGAGAACGACGTCAAGGCCGTGTTCTGCATGGTCGGACCGCGGGCCCAGGAACACCCCCACCTCGTCAAGCGGATCGTCGCCGAGGGCCACAAGCTCTGCGACCACACGATGGACCACGACACCGCGATGGACAAGAAGTCCGTCGCCTACCAGAAGCGCCAGATCCTCGACGCGAAGAAGATGATCGAGGACGCGGCCGGCGGCGCGAAGGTCGAGTACTACCGCGCACCGGGCGGCGCCTTCACCCCCGACAGCCGCCGGATCGCCGCCGCGGCCGGCATGCGCCCGCTCGGCTGGAACGTCGACACGAAGGACTTCGAGCGGCCCGGTACCGCCTCGATCGTCCGCACCGTCAAGAACGAGCTGCCCAACGGCCCGACGATCCTCTTCCACGACGGCGGCGGCGACCGCGGTCAGACGGTCGCCGCCCTGGACCAGGTGCTGCCGTGGCTCAAGCAGCGGGGCCACACCTTCAGCTTCCCCGTACGGACCACCCCCTGA
- a CDS encoding VOC family protein produces the protein MITTDFSPGSPCWLDLGTPDVPAAAAFYRTVFGWDYEAMGGAEDAGGSAEAEDFEGGMFRKDGKIVAGLGKLTEKGARSAWMIYYSVADADATTQAVEKAGGTVRVPPMDLDEWGRMAQYSDPLGGQFAVWQPGTNKGVDLVDEPGSLSWTELYTSDAAAAREFYGSVLGWWYSDMEMPGGEGTYTLITPAGLPAERMHGGLLQLPSDQLALTGGRPYWHPVFAVADCDATVAQVTGNGGSVQMGPADMPGVGRLAVCLDPANADFVVLAPEAG, from the coding sequence GTGATCACCACCGACTTCTCCCCCGGCTCCCCCTGCTGGCTCGACCTGGGCACCCCCGACGTCCCGGCCGCCGCGGCCTTCTACCGGACCGTGTTCGGCTGGGACTACGAGGCCATGGGCGGCGCCGAGGACGCCGGGGGTTCCGCGGAGGCCGAGGACTTCGAGGGCGGCATGTTCCGGAAGGACGGCAAGATCGTCGCCGGGCTCGGCAAGCTGACCGAGAAGGGCGCCCGCTCGGCGTGGATGATCTACTACAGCGTCGCCGACGCCGATGCCACGACCCAGGCGGTCGAGAAGGCCGGCGGCACGGTCCGGGTGCCCCCGATGGACCTCGACGAGTGGGGCCGGATGGCGCAGTACAGCGACCCCCTGGGAGGCCAGTTCGCCGTCTGGCAGCCGGGCACGAACAAGGGCGTCGACCTCGTGGACGAGCCGGGCTCGCTGTCCTGGACCGAGCTGTACACCAGTGACGCCGCCGCGGCCCGGGAGTTCTACGGCTCCGTCCTCGGCTGGTGGTACAGCGACATGGAGATGCCGGGCGGCGAGGGCACGTACACCCTCATCACGCCCGCCGGGCTCCCCGCGGAACGCATGCACGGCGGCCTCCTCCAGCTGCCCTCGGACCAGCTCGCCCTCACGGGCGGACGCCCGTACTGGCACCCGGTGTTCGCCGTGGCGGACTGCGACGCCACGGTCGCCCAGGTCACCGGGAACGGCGGTTCCGTGCAGATGGGGCCGGCCGACATGCCGGGCGTGGGCAGGCTGGCCGTCTGTCTCGACCCGGCGAACGCGGACTTCGTCGTCCTGGCACCCGAAGCGGGCTGA